One window of Aliarcobacter lanthieri genomic DNA carries:
- a CDS encoding sodium-dependent transporter gives MHKNRFSRVGYILAIAGSAIGLGNIWKFPYITGENGGGVFVLVFLITVFTIGMSIFIGEIILGKIAKKDAVSTFEDLAPKGKRHWRYLGFSFLTGIFIMSFYPIVIAWIFHYIYVSISSLPSSLEASEKYFLDYMQTDLLSQILYLSLAFFLIAYTISKGIKKGIEKLNNILMPALFLIFLFMLIYSFTLDGFPKAVEFMFYPDFSKFSTSSIIIAVGHAFFCLSIGMNTILTYSASISDDTNIFKAALFVVIMDVITAIVAGLIIFSIIFTGDAEPGKGAGLVFITLPSIFYNIGTVGVFLAIFFFIALAFAAITSAVSMLEPTVMYLIERRGMKRKKATYLTASISYIFGILALLSLSDEFRQYLTFSSRNLFDWFDFLTSAILMPLGGIFISIYIGFITNKDEIKKVLVAAMGEFLYKVWLFIIKFIAPILIFILMLKEIGVLNF, from the coding sequence TTGCATAAAAATAGATTTTCGAGAGTTGGTTATATTCTAGCTATTGCTGGAAGTGCTATTGGACTTGGTAATATATGGAAGTTTCCATATATTACTGGAGAAAATGGTGGAGGAGTTTTTGTTTTAGTATTTTTAATTACTGTTTTTACAATTGGAATGTCTATTTTTATTGGTGAAATTATTTTAGGTAAAATTGCAAAAAAAGATGCTGTTTCAACTTTTGAAGATTTAGCCCCTAAAGGTAAAAGACATTGGAGATATTTAGGATTTTCATTTTTAACTGGTATTTTTATAATGTCCTTTTATCCAATTGTTATAGCTTGGATTTTTCACTATATTTATGTATCAATTAGCTCTTTACCCTCTTCTTTAGAAGCTTCTGAAAAATATTTTTTAGATTATATGCAAACAGATTTATTATCTCAAATACTTTATTTATCATTAGCCTTTTTCTTAATAGCATATACAATTTCTAAGGGAATAAAAAAAGGAATTGAAAAACTAAATAATATTTTAATGCCAGCATTATTTCTAATATTTTTATTTATGCTTATTTATTCTTTTACCCTTGATGGATTTCCAAAGGCTGTTGAATTTATGTTTTATCCTGATTTTAGTAAATTTAGTACAAGTTCTATAATTATTGCTGTTGGACATGCATTTTTTTGTTTATCAATAGGAATGAATACAATTTTAACTTACTCAGCATCAATAAGTGATGACACAAATATATTTAAAGCTGCACTTTTTGTTGTAATTATGGATGTAATAACTGCGATTGTAGCTGGACTTATAATATTTTCTATCATTTTTACAGGAGATGCGGAACCAGGGAAAGGTGCAGGTCTTGTATTTATAACTCTTCCTTCAATATTTTATAATATTGGAACTGTTGGAGTTTTTTTAGCTATCTTTTTCTTTATAGCTTTAGCATTTGCAGCTATTACATCAGCTGTTTCTATGTTAGAACCAACAGTAATGTACTTAATTGAAAGAAGAGGAATGAAAAGGAAAAAAGCAACTTATCTTACTGCTAGTATTTCTTATATCTTTGGTATTTTAGCCTTATTGTCTTTATCAGATGAGTTTAGACAATATCTTACTTTTTCAAGTAGAAACTTATTTGATTGGTTTGATTTCCTTACTTCAGCAATTTTAATGCCACTTGGTGGAATATTTATATCAATATACATTGGATTTATTACAAATAAAGATGAAATTAAAAAAGTTTTAGTTGCAGCAATGGGAGAATTTTTATATAAAGTTTGGTTATTTATAATAAAATTTATTGCTCCAATACTTATATTTATTTTAATGCTAAAAGAGATAGGAGTGCTAAACTTCTAA
- a CDS encoding NAD(P)/FAD-dependent oxidoreductase, translated as MEKVVIIGGGYAGIYALRELVKNKNIKITLIDKHTYHNLQPEVYDLIANKSTFADVTIDLTTLCKGFEHDHLDFKNLKVRKIDVENKKIFTEEQEIVEFDYLIMAAGTRTFFPPTISGLNNADDIKKLHRAISFKQRFEKQLFEKIRDELKQCADTHIVVVGAGLSGVEIAAEMAYYSIKFFKRGNFSCDNLKISIVSSSSSILPGLKQDLINISQKRLKDLGINVITNTKLQEIGENYCQLSNGTKIPHSFVVFTGGIEASTISSEIDVSKNAKGQIIVNEFMQTDKYENIFAAGDIAEIRDNKGELMPPSVTIARHSGINAGKNVLNMIKGKTLIKCNPKLDGILIALGGTYAAGDIYGMLTVKGRLAYEIKKYVFSSYRSPLLKLIKKGYSKLKKI; from the coding sequence ATGGAAAAGGTCGTTATTATCGGTGGTGGATATGCAGGAATATATGCATTAAGAGAATTAGTTAAGAATAAAAATATAAAAATTACTTTAATAGATAAACATACTTATCATAATTTACAACCAGAAGTGTATGATTTAATAGCAAACAAGTCAACATTTGCTGATGTTACTATTGACCTTACAACTTTATGTAAAGGTTTTGAACATGATCATTTAGATTTTAAAAATTTAAAAGTTCGAAAAATAGATGTAGAAAATAAAAAAATATTTACAGAAGAGCAAGAAATTGTTGAATTTGATTATTTAATAATGGCTGCAGGAACAAGAACTTTTTTCCCTCCTACAATTTCTGGACTTAATAATGCAGATGATATTAAAAAGCTTCATAGAGCTATTAGTTTTAAACAAAGATTTGAAAAACAACTATTTGAAAAAATCAGAGATGAGCTAAAACAATGTGCAGATACTCATATTGTAGTTGTTGGAGCAGGGCTTTCTGGAGTTGAAATAGCTGCTGAAATGGCATATTATTCAATCAAATTTTTCAAAAGAGGAAATTTTAGTTGTGATAACTTAAAAATTTCTATTGTTAGTAGTTCATCTTCAATCCTACCAGGATTAAAACAAGATTTAATCAATATCTCTCAAAAAAGATTAAAAGATTTAGGGATAAATGTTATTACAAATACAAAACTTCAGGAAATAGGTGAAAATTATTGTCAACTTTCAAATGGTACAAAAATTCCTCATTCATTTGTAGTATTTACTGGAGGAATTGAAGCCTCTACAATTTCATCTGAAATTGATGTATCAAAGAATGCAAAAGGACAAATTATTGTAAATGAATTTATGCAAACAGATAAATATGAAAATATTTTTGCAGCAGGAGATATAGCAGAAATTAGAGATAATAAAGGTGAACTTATGCCACCAAGTGTTACTATTGCAAGACATAGTGGAATAAATGCGGGTAAAAATGTATTAAATATGATAAAAGGTAAAACTTTGATAAAATGCAATCCAAAGCTAGATGGTATTTTAATTGCTCTTGGTGGTACTTATGCTGCAGGAGATATTTATGGTATGCTAACAGTTAAAGGAAGATTAGCATATGAAATAAAAAAATATGTATTTAGTTCTTACAGATCACCTTTACTAAAACTTATTAAAAAAGGTTACTCTAAATTAAAAAAAATATAA
- a CDS encoding TetR/AcrR family transcriptional regulator, giving the protein MATKIDKNHLISVIEDIILKEGLSGLSIRKVASKANVSIGGVQYIFGNKEGMIKAISSKNEEEYNHQIELLSKGDDSKDAKVKAHIEYISNYKNNEDFNKSSKMVTMLLQDEFILKEFQDWYSVSLNSIDTSNDEGKKLRLAFLFSEALFALLSLKYIKLSEEERKEILEDLKTFLL; this is encoded by the coding sequence TTGGCAACTAAAATAGATAAAAATCATTTAATAAGTGTTATTGAAGATATTATATTAAAGGAAGGGCTTTCAGGTTTAAGTATTAGAAAAGTTGCATCAAAAGCAAATGTTTCAATAGGTGGAGTTCAATATATTTTTGGAAATAAAGAAGGAATGATAAAAGCAATTTCATCTAAGAATGAAGAAGAATATAATCATCAAATAGAACTTTTATCAAAAGGTGATGATTCTAAAGATGCAAAAGTTAAAGCGCATATTGAATATATATCTAATTATAAAAATAATGAAGATTTTAATAAATCATCAAAAATGGTAACTATGCTTTTGCAAGATGAATTTATTTTGAAAGAATTTCAAGATTGGTATAGCGTTTCTTTAAATTCTATTGATACATCAAATGATGAAGGAAAAAAATTAAGATTGGCATTTTTATTTTCAGAAGCACTATTTGCTTTACTATCTTTAAAATATATAAAGCTATCAGAAGAAGAACGAAAAGAGATTTTAGAAGATTTAAAAACTTTTTTACTTTAA
- the nfo gene encoding deoxyribonuclease IV, whose product MKYIGAHVSASGGVFNAPINATKIGAKAFALFTKNQRQWNAKALDNKTIDLWFKELEKSKIETKYILPHDSYLINLGHPDTDAREKSLESFIDEVQRCEILDLDKLNFHPGSHLRKISEEECLDNIAQSMNIVLDKTSGVKLVIENTAGQGSNLGYKFEQLAYIIDKIEDKSRVGVCIDTCHMFTSGYDIRTKEAYDKTWSDFGNIVGFEYLSGMHINDSKPDLGAKVDRHDSLGEGKIGWDAFKFIMNDERMDDIPLILETINEDIWAKEIETLYSFVK is encoded by the coding sequence ATGAAATATATTGGAGCTCACGTAAGTGCAAGTGGGGGAGTTTTTAATGCCCCAATAAATGCAACAAAGATAGGTGCAAAGGCTTTTGCTTTATTTACAAAAAATCAAAGACAATGGAATGCTAAAGCACTTGATAATAAAACAATAGATTTGTGGTTTAAAGAGCTAGAAAAGAGTAAAATTGAAACAAAGTATATTTTACCACATGATTCATATTTGATAAATTTAGGACATCCAGATACTGATGCAAGAGAAAAATCATTAGAAAGCTTTATAGATGAAGTTCAAAGATGTGAAATTTTAGATTTAGATAAACTTAATTTTCATCCAGGTTCTCATCTTAGGAAAATAAGCGAAGAAGAGTGTTTAGATAATATAGCCCAATCTATGAATATAGTTTTGGATAAAACAAGTGGAGTTAAACTAGTAATTGAAAATACGGCAGGACAAGGAAGTAATCTTGGATATAAATTTGAACAATTAGCTTATATCATTGATAAAATTGAGGATAAAAGTCGTGTTGGAGTATGTATTGATACCTGTCATATGTTTACTTCTGGTTATGATATAAGAACTAAAGAAGCTTATGATAAAACTTGGAGTGATTTTGGAAATATTGTAGGTTTTGAGTATTTAAGTGGAATGCATATCAATGATTCAAAACCAGATCTTGGAGCAAAAGTTGATAGGCATGATAGTTTGGGAGAAGGAAAAATTGGTTGGGATGCTTTTAAGTTTATTATGAATGATGAAAGAATGGATGATATTCCACTAATTTTAGAAACTATTAATGAAGATATTTGGGCAAAAGAGATAGAAACTTTATATAGTTTTGTTAAATAG